The following proteins are co-located in the Telopea speciosissima isolate NSW1024214 ecotype Mountain lineage chromosome 9, Tspe_v1, whole genome shotgun sequence genome:
- the LOC122638766 gene encoding uncharacterized mitochondrial protein AtMg00820-like, with protein sequence MSEEFDALLRNNTWSLVARIPNMNLIGCKWIYRIKQKADGSLERYKARLVSKGFHQQHGVDYYETFSSVIKPTTIRTVLSLVISNGWSVCQLDIKNAFMASLMKRFAIFAFMFLISVFKSLVVASKLFEVLLRRLVVRVLGRVGDFDDVESSQFLQKTP encoded by the exons ATGTCCGAGGAATTTGATGCTTTGTTACGTAATAACACTTGGTCACTTGTTGCCCGTATTCCTAACATGAATTTGATTGGCTGTAAGTGGATATACAGGATCAAGCAAAAGGCGGATGGCTCTCTCGAGCGTTATAAGGCGCGCTTGGTCTCCAAGGGTTTCCATCAACAACATGGGGTTGATTACTATGAGACATTCAGTTCTGTCATCAAACCCACAACCATTCGGACAGTTCTTTCACTTGTCATCTCCAACGGATGGTCTGTTTGCCAACTGGACATAAAAAATGCCTTCATGGCAtccttgatgaagag GTTTGCTATATTTGCTTTTATGTTTTTGATTTCTGTTTTTAAATCGTTGGTAGTGGCTTCTAAGTTG TTTGAGGTTTTGCTGAGGAGACTTGTTGTAAGAGTTCTTGGGCGTGTTGGAG ACTTTGATGATGTTGAATCATCACAATTTTTACAGAAAACTCCTTGA
- the LOC122639529 gene encoding U-box domain-containing protein 7 has product MSDSTPWFYSYTKLRFFSRIRRFLQLKTARKLSRSSDRFDNVRTEKEENKEEPKIMGSEGSCRTEEGLQVVLQRSVKQLHFGSLEDKDAAAKEIKRLAAEDLKIRKSIAELGVIPSLVSLLDSDVLDRRLLAIQALIELANGTYTNKALMVEAGILSKLPERNLDTLEESLRREFAMLLLSISALASTQFSVASSEMLPFLIRNLNSKVGMEAKEACLGALYNLSTMLDSIGPLVSNGVVPTLLSLCLDKDACEKALAILGNLVVTMMGKKAIENDSMVPESFIEIMTWEEKPKCQELAAYIVMILAHQSSVQRNKMKKFGIVPVLLEVALLGSPLAQKRALKILQWFKDERQTRIGAHSGPQTGRIMIGSPLNKTETRKGKKLMNSMVKQSLDNNLELITRRANAATDSSKLKSLVISSSSKSLPY; this is encoded by the exons ATGTCTGATTCTACTCCTTGGTTCTATTCCTATACGAAACTCCGATTCTTCTCTCGCATCCGACGTTTTCTTCAACTGAAGACAGCTAGAAAGCTTTCCAGATCATCTGATCGATTCGATAACGTCAGAaccgaaaaagaagaaaataaagaggaaCCAAAGATTATGGGAAGCGAAGGCTCATGCCGAACAGAGGAAGGCCTGCAGGTTGTGTTGCAGAGATCCGTAAAGCAACTTCACTTTGGAAGCTTGGAAGATAAAGATGCTGCGGCTAAAGAAATCAAGAGATTGGCTGCAGAGGATCTGAAGATTAGGAAATCGATCGCTGAACTCGGCGTCATACCGTCGCTCGTATCGTTGCTTGACTCGGACGTGTTGGATCGCCGGCTACTCGCGATTCAGGCGTTAATTGAGCTCGCTAATGGCACTTACAC CAACAAGGCTCTCATGGTGGAAGCAGGGATTCTTTCAAAATTGCCAGAACGCAACCTCGATACTCTAGAGGAGTCTTTGCGAAGAGAATTTGCAATGCTTCTGCTTTCTATTTCTGCTCTTGCTAGTACTCAATTCTCCGTTGCCTCATCAGAAATGCTTCCATTTCTCATTAGAAACCTTAATTCAAAGGTAGGAATGGAAGCCAAGGAAGCTTGCTTAGGGGCCCTATACAATCTCTCTACCATGTTGGACAGCATAGGACCATTGGTTTCTAATGGTGTAGTACCAACTCTACTGAGCTTATGCTTGGATAAAGATGCTTGTGAGAAAGCCCTAGCAATTTTGGGGAATTTGGTGGTGACCATGATGGGTAAGAAAGCCATTGAAAATGATTCAATGGTGCCGGAGAGCTTCATTGAGATTATGACATGGGAAGAGAAACCCAAATGCCAGGAACTAGCTGCTTATATTGTGATGATCTTAGCACATCAAAGCTCAGTTCAAAGAAATAAGATGAAAAAGTTCGGAATTGTTCCTGTTCTTCTTGAAGTTGCTTTGTTGGGTAGTCCTCTGGCTCAGAAGAGAGCATTGAAAATTTTGCAATGGTTTAAAGATGAAAGGCAAACAAGAATTGGAGCACATTCTGGGCCTCAAACAGGAAGGATAATGATTGGTTCGCCATTAAACAAAACTGAGACcaggaaagggaagaaattgaTGAACAGTATGGTGAAGCAAAGTCTGGATAATAATTTGGAATTGATTACAAGGAGAGCAAATGCTGCCACTGATTCTTCTAAGCTCAAGTCTTTGGTCATTAGTTCAAGTTCTAAGAGCTTGCCCTATTAA